A region from the Halomarina litorea genome encodes:
- a CDS encoding aldo/keto reductase — translation MDRITLGSTGLQVAPLCLGTWRFGQESKGTMETNRGQAHDLLDAYADRGGNFVDTANGYGDGRSEEWIGEWLNERDREEFVVASKVYWTQMSEPDENLSRKTIRAEIEGTLDRLDTDYLDLYYIHRWDDETPIEVTLNALSDLVREGKVHYLGASTMAAWKLTKALWTSDVEGLDRFEVTQPLFHAAYHDDVRDYLEVCADQDLAVCPYSPLAGGFLTGKYERADPEDPTVVEGPEGSRATLDDRFSDFYLSERGWHVLDAVREVAAEVDATPAQVALRWLMDRESFTCTPIVGARTVEQLDENLGAVDVSLSADQRERITDARYAEDGRRWGH, via the coding sequence ATGGACCGCATCACGCTCGGGTCGACCGGTCTGCAGGTCGCCCCGCTCTGTCTCGGGACGTGGCGCTTCGGTCAGGAGTCGAAGGGCACGATGGAGACCAACCGCGGACAGGCACACGACCTGCTCGACGCCTACGCCGACCGCGGCGGCAACTTCGTCGATACGGCCAACGGCTACGGGGACGGCCGCTCGGAGGAGTGGATCGGTGAGTGGTTGAACGAGCGCGACCGGGAGGAGTTCGTCGTCGCCTCGAAGGTGTACTGGACGCAGATGTCCGAACCCGACGAGAACCTCTCGCGCAAGACGATTCGCGCCGAAATCGAGGGCACGCTGGACCGTCTCGACACCGACTACCTCGACCTCTACTACATCCACCGCTGGGACGACGAGACGCCCATCGAGGTCACCCTGAACGCGCTCTCGGACCTCGTCCGCGAGGGGAAGGTCCACTACCTCGGTGCGAGCACGATGGCCGCCTGGAAGCTCACGAAGGCGCTGTGGACCAGCGACGTCGAGGGACTGGACCGCTTCGAGGTGACCCAGCCACTGTTCCACGCCGCCTACCACGACGACGTGCGCGACTACCTCGAGGTGTGTGCCGACCAGGACCTCGCGGTCTGTCCGTACTCCCCGCTCGCGGGCGGGTTCCTCACGGGCAAGTACGAACGTGCGGACCCCGAGGACCCGACGGTCGTCGAGGGCCCCGAGGGGTCGCGCGCCACGCTCGACGACCGCTTCTCGGACTTCTACCTCTCCGAGCGCGGGTGGCACGTCCTCGACGCGGTCCGGGAGGTGGCAGCGGAGGTAGACGCGACGCCCGCACAGGTCGCCCTGCGCTGGCTGATGGACCGCGAGTCGTTCACGTGTACGCCCATCGTCGGGGCGCGGACCGTCGAGCAACTGGACGAGAATCTCGGTGCCGTGGACGTCTCGCTGTCGGCCGACCAGCGCGAGCGCATCACGGACGCGCGCTACGCCGAGGACGGGCGGCGCTGGGGGCACTGA
- a CDS encoding class I SAM-dependent methyltransferase: MTDQRTRVRDGYDTLAADYDDQRSADPPATLDALTDRLDPDDRVLDAGCGGGKPVLTRLDADYPTVGLDFSAAQLDIARGRTDGPLVRGDVTHLPFERSSFDAVTCLYTIIHLPLDDHPAVLGEFARVLRSGGWLLLTSGDEAWTGHNDDWLDTGVRMEWSYPTADETRGTLREHGFEIEEEWPNGHPDGGDFPFLLARYEG, translated from the coding sequence ATGACCGACCAGCGAACACGGGTCCGCGACGGCTACGACACCCTCGCCGCGGACTACGACGACCAGCGCTCGGCCGACCCGCCCGCGACCCTCGACGCCCTCACGGACCGACTCGACCCGGACGACCGGGTGCTCGACGCCGGCTGTGGCGGCGGGAAACCCGTTCTCACCCGACTTGACGCCGACTACCCGACGGTGGGACTCGACTTCTCGGCCGCCCAGTTGGACATCGCCCGCGGCCGGACGGACGGTCCCCTCGTCCGGGGCGACGTGACTCACCTCCCGTTCGAGCGTTCGAGTTTCGACGCTGTCACCTGCCTCTACACCATCATCCACCTCCCGCTCGACGACCACCCGGCGGTCCTCGGGGAGTTCGCCCGCGTCCTCCGGTCGGGCGGGTGGCTCCTGCTCACCTCGGGCGACGAGGCGTGGACGGGCCACAACGACGACTGGCTGGACACCGGCGTCAGGATGGAGTGGAGCTATCCGACCGCCGACGAGACGCGCGGGACGCTTCGAGAACACGGGTTCGAAATCGAGGAGGAGTGGCCGAACGGCCACCCCGACGGCGGGGACTTCCCGTTCCTGCTCGCGCGGTACGAGGGGTAG
- a CDS encoding SelT/SelW/SelH family protein codes for MSSSASDGAVVEIEYCVPCGFLNRAVDVQRALLTNFGERLDRVALVTGDHGVFRVSVDGEAVFDVADDEFDVDAIARLVRERL; via the coding sequence GTGAGTTCGAGTGCGTCCGACGGGGCCGTCGTCGAAATCGAGTACTGCGTCCCCTGCGGGTTCCTGAACCGGGCGGTGGACGTCCAGCGCGCGCTCCTCACGAACTTCGGCGAGCGACTGGACCGCGTTGCCCTCGTCACGGGCGACCACGGCGTGTTCCGCGTGTCGGTGGACGGCGAGGCGGTCTTCGACGTCGCCGACGACGAGTTCGACGTGGACGCCATCGCCCGCCTCGTCCGCGAGCGACTCTGA